The DNA region GTTAGAAAATATTGACGACCTCCAAAGGAGGTCGGAGTGATTGGCCCACATATGTCCGTATGAATGAGTTCAAGAGGTTTCTTAGCTCGATTGTGCGATTCATTCAGAAACTTGCTCTAGGATGTTTGCCAAGAATACACCCTTCACAGATATCATCTTGAGCATTAATATGAGGAAGACCATTCACCATTCCTTTGCTTGAGAGAAGCTTTAGAGCTCTGAAGTTTACATGCCCGTACCTCATATGCCATAGCCATGTAATATCCTTTATGCATGCACTTAAGCATTTTGCAGTAACATGCTTAATATCAAGAGAAAACATCCTATTTTTAGACATAGGAATATGAGCAATAAGTTTGCTTTGTTTTCTCAGACGAAGACTACCATCTTTTAGTTGCATATTAAAACCTTTCTCAAGCAATTGTCCAAGACTAATAATATTTGTTTTCATGTCGGGCACATAATAAACATCAGTGATGTATGTGTGAGATTCATCTTTAAGTTTGATAAGAATCTTACCGACGCCTCTTACTTGGATTTTGGACGCGTCTCCAAATGAAACTTGTTCATTCACCATTTCATCCAACTCAACAAACATATCTTTACGTCAGCAAATATGATTGCTTGCCCCGGAGTCTAAATACCACAAATTCTTGTTTGTGGAATCTCCATCCTTTCTTGCTAGCAAAACTACATCATTGTCATTGTCTTCTTTTGACGCGTAATTAGCATTCCCTTGCACATTGTTAGAGCGGCATTCTGTTGCATAATGACCAAATTTGTTGCAAGTATAACATCTTACATTTCTTTTGTCATACCTTTGGTCTCTATCTTGATTGTTGTCTTTACTTCTTCCTCGGCCTCGAGCAAAGCCCCTGCCACGGCCTCTACCTCGGCCACGTCCACGGTAGTTACCACGGCCACGTCCACGGTAGTTACCACGGCCACTACCATTTTCTTGCGAACCTTCGGTCTTTGACTCTTCTTTCTGGTCAATAATGGTGAGCTTGGTTTGTAGAGCCTGCTCCATTggctctctccttcttctttgcATTCTTGCTTCATGAGCTTGTAGAGAGTTTAATAATTCTTGCACCTTCATTTCTTTCAcatcttttgattcttctataGCCGCAACTACATAGTCGTACCTTGGTTCCAACGAGCGTAGAATTTTTTCTACGACGCGACTATCTTCAATGTTATCGTCATTTCTTCTCAATTGGTTGACAATAACCAATACCCTTGTAAAGTAGTCTGATACATTTTCCGACTCTTTCATCTCCAACGATTCAAATTCCCCTCTCAGGATTTGAAAGCGAATACTTTTTGCTCTTTCATCACCTTTGTATGCTACTTGTAGGATCTCCCATGCCTTTTTGGAAGTTGTAGCTTCGGCTACTTTCTCAAAAGTAGCTTCATCAGGAGctttataaataaagaaaagagcTTTTTTATCTTTCCTCTTTTGTTCCGTCATTGTCGTCTTTTCTGCCTCCGTTTGGTCGACTCCTTCTTGAGGCACTTTATAGTCTCTTTCAACAATATCCCACAAGCCTTCGCTCTCCAGTAAGGCACTCATTTGGATACTCCAATTGCCATACTTCAAATCAACAAGACGAGGGATAGGAAGCAtcgacatggctctgataccactttgttgaaaaaaaaagaattgttggagaagaaataaaaggattatagaaagaaaaataTGGAAGAGGTGAAGAATCTCTAcatggagaggaggagaataaaacAATACACACAACTTACTTCATTCATTGAAAAgaggtacatatttataggcttattggataagcactaataatcaagatttttttttttaattctatctcTACGAAACTCTTATCCTATCATGACAACTCAACAATCCTATCACAAAGTTTGGTCAAACTTGCCACCTCATCCTTCACAAATTTTATCAACATCAAAATAAAGTTTAATCTCCAACAGGTTTCACTGTAAGCCAATTGGATCCCGCTCGGATTGGTTGTCCCCGTTCGATCGTGTAGTTCAAAGCTACTAGCATGTCGCCTTCTCTACTTCTCGACCGTCAGTGGTGACCTTTATTCGACCGGACATGTCGCTCGATCGATGAGGACTGGCTTGTCGCAAATTGCCGCTTAGCTTACTCTAGTCGCCGCAATCGAAGGATGGTCGTTCGGCATCCTTGCCCGACCGACCGAGGCCTCCCAATCGTCTGGTCCGATATGCTGACCGAAGCGTTTAACTATTTTTTACCTTGACCTTTATGTTAACaaactttttttttccctttgacCCTCCTTCGATCCTTCTTTATTACCGTATCAAAATTGATTAGGTGAAAATTTGTAGCATGTCAGCCACATCCATTTCTCTTTGGGtattaaattaaaccaaatttctatttggTGTTGGTTGGAGATATAAGTGGCAAGATTGTACCTGATTTTGGCTTGTGGCTATGGCTGTGGTTGTGGTACCTTAGTATTAGCAAGTGCACTTTTGGATAGAGTAAGCATCACttgtcatatttttttttctttcatctcCCTATGGTTGATAGGTAAGATATTGATTCTGATAACCTTTATTAATTGCATTATTTTGACATAAGAGGCAAATATGGTGGGTATATAGAATTTATTATGTATACAATATAATacgaatcaaaatttaaaaaaatcatgacAATAAGATTGGATGCATGTCCAAGGAAAGCACGGCAGGTATTAGGACAGCACCTTAATAAGTCAAATAGCTCGAGTTAAAacgtttaaaaaataaaacactgACTTTTCATATTTGAGATTTGCACCTTCTGTAGGAGCTAAGAGCATGATACAAACATCAGGAAACATTTTATTCAAGTCGATGGATCTTATCTGTTTGTCAAATCAGCAAATTTTGATTTATGGTTTTTACACATAAACAGTTGCTTCACATAGTGCCAGATGGCATATAAATTGTTGCATGATATGATATTTGCATTACTAAGGTGGGATTCAGTGAGTTCTTTATATGTTTGTCATGATAAGCACACTTCtagaatttgtttatttattcatgTTACTTGTGGCGAATCCTGGAGCTAATAATTATCTATGTTACATGAGCTTGATCATGTAGGTGTGTGATTCATCTGTCAATGTATACAAAGGTTACaatttgcaaaaaaaatagaagaatgtCTCGCATCTCAAGAACTTAAAAATCCTTTATACTCTCTCAAGGCAATAGAtttgaaagaatatttatttgtcgCTTGGAGCAAATATCTTATTATGCTTTTTTGGTGGAGAAAATTGGTTATTGAAAGTTATATAAATTTTAGACATGGAAGAAAGTATTCTGTCAGTGGTATAGTATAAAGTTAAATATTATGTGTTATGAATGTTTTGAAATGAAATATGAATATGACTTGTTGATTTGGTAATCGGATAAATATTATgtgttataaatataaattagatttgtAAAGTGAAATATGAATATTGCTAATTGATTTAATTGGAGCATTAGgtttagaaatctaaacttataACATGATATAGAATCATTTTTTAAATTGGTAATTAATATTAGCCATGGTTTTTAACCGCTCCTATAACTAGTGTATTCGGTTTTGAACTGCTTCTAAAAGTCATCCTTTTGAATTTCAAATCATTGCATAGTAATTTATAAGGCTGATTAAAACTGCTTCTAAAAGCATCCTTTTGAACGCGTTACTAACAGCTCCTAAAAGTCATCCTTCAATTTAGTCCATAGTAATTTATAGAAGCGGTCATGACCACTTTCAAAAGTGTCTATTCAAATTGATTATTAAGAACTTCTATAAGTGTCCATCAGAAGGTGCAATAGTTATAGTAGCGGTTGAAAAATCATTGCTATAGGTCTTTAAAACTGATTCTATAGTTTTGCTTAGTAACTCCCATGATATATATTTAGTTTGACCTTAGAAGAAGTTTTTGGTAGCCAATTAATGATGACTTCTTTCTATGTAAATAGCCACACTTATGAACTTACTAATTTACTTttctagttctaacttttataTATAATCACTTTGTACAAagataataaattcaaatttcaTTTTATGGGAAAAATGCATGATTTTTGTGTCTTTAAGGAAGACGTTTTTTCCTCCAATTTTGGGTAGAAGTTATGTCACTAAAAACTAAAGGGGCATCTCGATTCCTCTCTTCATAAGAAGAGAAACATCCTTTAAAAGTGAAAGTTCAATGCAACTTGTAGAAGGATAAGGTGTGGCACATGCATGACAAAATTAATGTGCTTTTGAACCTAGACAGGTTGGTCATGGTCTCCAGCATGAATAACATCACTTTGGCAGTGGTGGTTTCAATCTAGCAAGTGGAGATGCATGTGGACGCCAATGGCAATGAGGAAGACGATGATGAAGGCTAAATAAATGATGTCGTGGACAACAATGGAGACGCTGCTAGTGCAGAAGTTTCCGAACTCGACCACCTATCTGCTCCCCAGGATCTAGAACGACAATCCTGACAACAGTAGCACAAACAACACTCCGCCAATACCAACCTCAATTGATATATCTAAACTTCAGTatgatatatcaaaattttaatataccGAAATATTGATTTTCGATATGGTATAAGTTTTACATAGTTACACTCAAATTTTGATATTAATGCAATATGCGGAATACCAAATTATTATATTGTATGCCAATATATGTCATGCCGAACTATCAAATTCCAATATCAAGAGGTGGTGTATTATATTGATACATATTAGAAGGTCCAACTCTCAGTTTTTCCTGGCGAGTGATATGATTTCTTTTTTAGATTTGTTTTGTGTTTCGTTTGCCATTAAAAAAAGGCAAACTAGGGTGTTTGATTTCATCCGCACGAAATTTAGTTCATATGAATGGAAATTTATTCTCTAGAATACCTCACAAACAGTGAACAGTTTCGGTAAATTTCAAGTACCTATACTTGCAAATTCTTTCGTGTTTTGAATAAAGCCTGTTACTTAGACATTTAATatgaatttatatattaattttaaatttatataagatAGGAATTAAATTATTTACTACAATACAACTACAACTATATTATATAtgcatttaatttatataataactACTATTATATTTGAACAtggtagaatatcaaatgtgaaagatgataaattataaaaattacatCAGGATGTCTTCATAGTATAATAATTTACtcaaattattatattaatgAATTCAAATTTAACATGACCCAATGTGATTCACAAATGCTTATATATAATTCTGGTATTTACATAAAGTATGACACATTTATCAAATGAAAAATTGGAAGACAACTTTGACACAAATATGAAGGAATAAATAGAATGTTCAACCAATTATAAatcacatttttttaaaaaaataataataatatatattttgtagTGATACTAAATCATCCAAATTGATTGTTACATAATACATCAACTGACAACTCTAAAATTATCATAAATTTAATTTGTTAGCTATACTATgaactatttttcttttttgattCGCTGTTTTTCTTAATTCATTGTTTTTTAATAGATTTGtttgaaagaaagaagaagactttttttttacaattttttatattaatatttatttttttgagtcctgtcttttttttttaagtttgatcCCTATAAATTCATGGGTAAAATTGATAATATCAATATCATTTACAtgtatttattaaaaatataattttttagaattaataattcattaaaataatttcatttcTGTATGTTAAAATTATATGAAATTTTTTTGGTTACTATACCGATCTTAAACGTAAAATATGAATAAGATATTGttgaatttaataattataaaccagcttaatagaataattataattaactttaataatatgttttttaaaaaataataagtatcatcttataaaatttaccgactgaaaggaaaaaggagaatatAACAATCTGACTGCTAATATATAGATAGAAGAAGTAGAAGATATAAGACACTTTCAGTGGGGCGGTAGTCGGTTGAGTCTAGTCGGTGGAGATGTGGAGGTAGATACAATGATGAGGGCGAAATAGATGGAGATATCGCTTGTGCATAAGTTTTCGAACTCAACCTCCCTAGGATCTGGAACAACAGCCTTGACGATAATAGCACGAATAACACCATTGCTACTAGCACCGATATATCCTCAGTCTGTCATCGCTGCTCCGAGGTGAGAAAAGAGTAGGATCATCGTGGACAACGAAGGCGATAATGAAGGCAATAATAAGGGCAAAATAGATGATGTCAGGGCATCTCGGAACTTTTCGATCTCAAAAACTCGTCTGATCTCGTGATATGGCACAATAGCCCCACCCACAACAACACAAATAACAACACACTATGAGAAAAGATAGGATTATCGGTGAATTTTTCACGTTCAAATTAAGTTTAGGTGGAGCTGATGACGTTAGACGTTCTAACTTCTTTCCCCTCCTAACTGCTGGCTGTCATGTTTTTTTGACTTATGACCGTCACGCCCTCATGACTTTTGATTGTCCTTGACTACCACATCCCGTTGACTCCTGACTATCTGATCTTATCGAACTGTATCTTTTTGCACCATATCACCTATTATGATTAGAGCTGGTACTCAGTAGAGTCTTTTTCAAACTTTCTAAGGTTTTGATTTGAAATGTAAATCCTATTATAATTAGTATTGATTGGTATAGTATATTGATAACATCATATGTACTAAAAAAATTTGATATACAAAAGAATCATATTGATATTATATTGAAATTTTGCCAAATTTTGATATAAATATGATATACTTAATACCAaactattaaattatatattaatatgttaaaatttttaaaataattcgaTATATTCTCATACCATATGTGTAATATATTAAACATTTTGATATTTTTCTCGCAAAACGATCAAAGCTGGAGGATGCATGTGTTGTCCGCAATGTTATTAAACTGCTTTTCTCAATTAGGTCTCCATGTATTATTGTATATTGAAATATAATTATGAATtacattttcttaaaaaaaaacaaatttactCAAAATATAGATAATCAATAATACATTATCATCTTAAATGTACTCTTTATCAATATATAATACACTGTCctcttaaagaaaaattaataaatttattcaaacaagaatattaataatatataaacTGAGATTATAATCCATTCAAAGTTTAACAATAAAAAATATATGTTAAAAAGAACATAATTTATAGTATCATATCATATGAATGCTCTACCAATTTAAACTATTAACTTACCCGTAAATAATCGATTAAATGGGAACTAATTAGATTgatttcaaaaaatattatttaatatcgATTAAATCGGAACGTGGTGTTTGGATGTCAAGCCTGGTGCTCAGGCGTCCAGCCTTGCTGTCAATCAAGAAACAAGACCGGCCTGTCAAGAAACAAGCAatgcaaaataatttttaaagacgaTGGCGtgcaaaaaaattttctttcctttgtcGGATcagaattgttggttgctattcagAATATCGTACTAATTcctttgtataaaaattttatacaagtctcgAATCTTTCTTAACAGCCTattatattctttaaaaattaaatttagaatcgtaaacagaacttaacattattgatttcaaattcaacttatctgttcttagaggttt from Zingiber officinale cultivar Zhangliang chromosome 4B, Zo_v1.1, whole genome shotgun sequence includes:
- the LOC121977225 gene encoding RNA-binding protein 26-like, with the protein product MSMLPIPRLVDLKYGNWSIQMSALLESEGLWDIVERDYKVPQEGVDQTEAEKTTMTEQKRKDKKALFFIYKAPDEATFEKVAEATTSKKAWEILQVAYKGDERAKSIRFQILRGEFESLEMKESENVSDYFTRVLVIVNQLRRNDDNIEDSRVVEKILRSLEPRYDYVVAAIEESKDVKEMKVQELLNSLQAHEARMQRRRREPMEQALQTKLTIIDQKEESKTEGSQENGSGRGNYRGRGRGNYRGRGRGRGRGRGFARGRGRSKDNNQDRDQRYDKRNVRCYTCNKFGHYATECRSNNVQGNANYASKEDNDNDVVLLARKDGDSTNKNLWYLDSGASNHIC